The DNA region GCGTGGCCCTGGTGGGTGGCGGCGGCAATCCGCGCCCCGGCGAGATCTCCCTGGCCCACCTGGGCGTCCTCTTTCTCGACGAACTGCCGGAGTTCGACCGCCGGGTGCTGGAGGTGCTGCGGGAGCCCCTGGAGTCTGGGCGCATCCACATCTCCCGCGCCGCGCGCCAGGCCGAGTTCCCCGCCCGCTTTCAGCTCGTGGCCGCCATGAACCCCTGCCCCTGTGGTTATCTCGGTGACCCGGCGGGGCGCTGCCGCTGCACCCTGGAGCAGGTCGCCCGCTACCGGGGCCGCATCTCCGGCCCCCTGCTGGACCGGATCGACCTGCACGTGGAGGTGCCGCGCCCGCGGCCGGAAGAGATGAACGCCCCGCCGGACGCCAGCGCCGAGACCAGTGCCCAGGTGCGTGGCCGGGTCGAGATCGCCCGCACCCGCCAGCTCGCCCGCCACGGCAAGCCCAATCAGGGCCTGGAGCCCCGCGAGATCGATATTCATTGCCCCCTGGACGAGGATGGCCGGCGACTCATGGCCCAGGCCATGAGTCGCCTGGGGCTGTCCGCCCGCGCCTATCACCGGGTCCTCAAGGTCGCGCGCACCATCGCCGACCTCGCCGGTCGCGAGACCATCACCCCCCTCCACCTGGGCGAGGCCATCGGCTACCGGCGGCTGGACCGCAACCCCCAAGGCTAGACCACCCGCCATGCTGCAACTCCGTCGGATCGATCTGCGCCGGGGCACCCGCCTCCTCCTCGAAGCCGCGGACCTGTGCGTCTATCCCGGTCAGAAGGTGGGCCTGGTGGGGGCCAACGGCTGCGGCAAGTCGAGCCTCTTCGCCCTCATCCAGGGCGAGCTTCACCCGGACGCCGGCGAGGTCCTGGTCCCCCCGGGCTGGGAGATCGCCCACGTCGCCCAGCAGACCCCGAGCGGCGACCAGCCCGCCATCGAGTTGGTCATGGACGGCGATCGCGAGTTGCGCCAGGTACAGCGTGACCTGGTTGAAGCTGAGGCGGCGGGGGACGGCCTGCGCCAGGGCGAACTCCACGCCCGCCTGGAGGCCATCGGCGGCTATACCGCCGAGAGCCGCGCCGCCCGCCTGCTCCACGGCCTGGGCTTCAACCCCGGCGAGGAACGACGCCCGGTGTCTAGCTGGTCCGGGGGCTGGCGCATGCGCCTGGGCCTGGCGCGCACCCTCATGTGCCGCTCCGACCTCATGCTCCTCGACGAACCCACCAACCACCTGGACCTGGACGCGGTCATCTGGCTGGAGACCTGGCTGCGCAACTATCCCGGCACCCTCCTGCTGATTTCCCACGACCGCGACTTTTTGGACAGCATCGTCCGCCAGATCGCCCATATCGAGCAGGGCCAACTAAATTTTTACACCGGCAACTACAGCGCCTTCGAGGCCCTGCGCGCCGAACGCCTGAGCCAGCGCCAGGCCGCCTTTGTCCGCCAGCAACAGGAGATCAGCCGCATCCAGGGCTTCGTCGAGCGCTTCCGCGCCAAGGCGACCAAGGCCCGCCAGGCCCAAAGCCGCATCAAGGCCCTGGAGCGGATGGAGCGCATCGCCCCGGCCCATGTCGACAGCCCCTTTCATTTCGCCTTCCGCGCCCCGCCCAGTCTGCCGCGCCCCCTCCTGACCCTGGACGAGGGCCGCGCCGGTTATGGCGACAAGATCATTCTGCACAAGGTGCGGCTGAGCCTGGAGCCGGGCGACCGCATCGGTCTCCTCGGCCCCAACGGCGCCGGCAAATCCACCCTCATCAAGGTCCTCGCCGGCCAACTGCCCCTCGCCAGCGGCCACCAGGGCCAGGCCCAGGGACTGAGCATCGGCTACTTCGCCCAACACCAGATGGACCAGCTCCGTCCGGACGACAGCCCCCTCCGCCATCTCCAACGCCTGGCTCCGGAGGCGACGGAACAGGCCCTGCGTAGCTACCTGGGCGGTTTCGACTTCGCCGGCGACAAGGCCCTGGAGCCCGTCGCCCCCTTCTCCGGCGGCGAGAAGGCGCGCCTGGCCCTGGCCCTGGTCATCTGGGGCCGGCCCAACCTCCTGCTACTGGACGAACCCACCAACCACCTGGACCTGGAGATGCGCGAGGCCCTGGGCGAGGCCCTACAAGACTTCGAGGGCGCCCTGGTGGTCGTCTCTCACGACCGCCACCTGCTGCGGGTCACCGTGGACCAGCTCCTGCTGGTGGACGGCGGGCGGGTCGCCCCCTTCGAGGGCGACCTGGACGACTATCCCACCTGGCTGCTGCGCCGCCAGCCCCGGGCCGAGGAACTGGCGGACCCGGACGACGCCCCCGCCGGGGAGACATCCGCCGCCATTCGCAAGGATCAGCGCCGCCAGGAGGCCGAGGAGCGAAAACGCCTCCAGCCCCTGCGCCAGCGTCTTCAGAAACTGGAGGCCCGTCTCGATCACCTCGCCGCCCGCCGCGCCGCCCTGGAGACCGCCCTCGCCGAACCCAGCCTCTA from Chromatiaceae bacterium includes:
- a CDS encoding ATP-binding cassette domain-containing protein; protein product: MLQLRRIDLRRGTRLLLEAADLCVYPGQKVGLVGANGCGKSSLFALIQGELHPDAGEVLVPPGWEIAHVAQQTPSGDQPAIELVMDGDRELRQVQRDLVEAEAAGDGLRQGELHARLEAIGGYTAESRAARLLHGLGFNPGEERRPVSSWSGGWRMRLGLARTLMCRSDLMLLDEPTNHLDLDAVIWLETWLRNYPGTLLLISHDRDFLDSIVRQIAHIEQGQLNFYTGNYSAFEALRAERLSQRQAAFVRQQQEISRIQGFVERFRAKATKARQAQSRIKALERMERIAPAHVDSPFHFAFRAPPSLPRPLLTLDEGRAGYGDKIILHKVRLSLEPGDRIGLLGPNGAGKSTLIKVLAGQLPLASGHQGQAQGLSIGYFAQHQMDQLRPDDSPLRHLQRLAPEATEQALRSYLGGFDFAGDKALEPVAPFSGGEKARLALALVIWGRPNLLLLDEPTNHLDLEMREALGEALQDFEGALVVVSHDRHLLRVTVDQLLLVDGGRVAPFEGDLDDYPTWLLRRQPRAEELADPDDAPAGETSAAIRKDQRRQEAEERKRLQPLRQRLQKLEARLDHLAARRAALETALAEPSLYEAEGKPRLLTLLADKQRLDTEQEEAEADWLITSEELEEALGG